GCCGGTACCTGGCCACCGCGGGCGACTGCGTGGCCTGCCATACCGCACCGGGCGGCAAACCGTACGCTGGCGGCCTGACGGTACCCACGCCGATCGGCAACATCATCGCCACCAACATCACGCCGTCGACCACCGCCGGCATTGGCCACTACACCGAGAAGCAATTCAGCGATGCCTTGCGCCAGGGCATCCGCGCGGATGGCCAGCGGCTGTATCCGGCGATGCCGTATACGTCGTACGCGCAGGTCACCGACGACGACGTGCATGCGCTGTACGCGTACTTCATGCACGGCGTGGCGCCAGTGGACAGCAAGCCGACGCCGACCCGGCTGCCGTTCCCGTTCAACATCCGCCTGTCGATGGCGACGTGGAACCTGCTGTTCCTCGACAGCAAGCCGTTCACGCCCGACCCGGCCAAAGGCGCGGCATGGAATCGCGGCGCCTACCTGGCGCGCGGGCTGGCCCATTGCAGCACCTGTCACACGCCACGCAACCTGCTGATGGCCGAACAGTCGTCGCGCGAACTGGCCGGTGGTGCCGTCGGCACCTGGCTGGCACCGAACATCACCTCCGACGCGAACAGCGGCGTCGGCGGCTGGAGCGAACAACAACTCGTCGACTACCTGCGGCTGGGTCACGCCACCGGCAAGGCGCAGACGGCCGGGCCGATGGCCGAGGCGGTCGAGCACAGCCTGCAGCATCTCGAACCCGCCGACCTGCAGGCGATCGCCACTTACCTGAAGACGGTGCCCGCGCAACACGACCCGGCCGACACCCGCGCCGTCGACAGCTGGGGCGCCGCGTTCGACGGGATCGCCGACCAGCGCGGTACCGCCCTGCCCGACGACGCGGAGCAGTGGAGCGGCGCGCAGTTGTACGACGCGCACTGCGCCAGCTGCCACCAGGTCAGCGGCGAAGGCAGCTTCGACGGCGGCCTGCCGCCGCTGTTCCACAACACCGCCACCGGCCGCACCGACACCGGCAACCTGGTGATGGTGATCCTCGAAGGCATCCGCTGGACGGACGCTACCGGCGTGCACATGCCGGGCTTCGCGCACGCGCTGAGCGACCACCAGGTCGCCAACCTGGGCAATTACCTGACGCTGCGTTACGGCAACCCCGCCGCACGGATCACGGCGACGCAGGTCGCCAACCTGCGCAGCGGCGGCGCGCCATCGCACCTGGTCGCGCTGGCGCGGCTGGCGATGGTCGTGGTGGTGGTAGTGCTGATCCTCGCCATCATCGTTCTGTGGCGCCGGCGCCGGCGGCGCCGGACTTCCTCCGGCCAGGCCTGACTCATGCGCAACCCTTCCGGCACGACCCATCGTCTGGCG
This window of the Rhodanobacter soli genome carries:
- a CDS encoding c-type cytochrome; translation: MNASARCLLLLGLIVTASVHAADSTDAALLQRGRYLATAGDCVACHTAPGGKPYAGGLTVPTPIGNIIATNITPSTTAGIGHYTEKQFSDALRQGIRADGQRLYPAMPYTSYAQVTDDDVHALYAYFMHGVAPVDSKPTPTRLPFPFNIRLSMATWNLLFLDSKPFTPDPAKGAAWNRGAYLARGLAHCSTCHTPRNLLMAEQSSRELAGGAVGTWLAPNITSDANSGVGGWSEQQLVDYLRLGHATGKAQTAGPMAEAVEHSLQHLEPADLQAIATYLKTVPAQHDPADTRAVDSWGAAFDGIADQRGTALPDDAEQWSGAQLYDAHCASCHQVSGEGSFDGGLPPLFHNTATGRTDTGNLVMVILEGIRWTDATGVHMPGFAHALSDHQVANLGNYLTLRYGNPAARITATQVANLRSGGAPSHLVALARLAMVVVVVVLILAIIVLWRRRRRRRTSSGQA